Within Theileria orientalis strain Shintoku DNA, chromosome 4, complete genome, the genomic segment CTACTATATTAAACTGTTATACATATTACCAGTGTCTCCTTACTTGTTGGGGCCAATAGTTGCTAACCTATTTGGAAGACTATTTCCCCCTTAAAcaacacatattttacacctTAAAAGtcacatttatattatattttaacattaaattCATATACACAGTATAACTACTTCGTTTCAATCCTTCTTTTATAGactactattttacacatttaactttttttaatttaaaaaatcttACACACCCtacctttttaattatgttttaaaaatacaaacaaaCTTCCACcgatatattttaatttactatctacatatttgtataattgGACACATATTGTTTTCAAATGATATTAGTAATATGGTCTTCTCGGAGTAGGTTCGATGTGATATTTATAGTTCACATCATCATTCATGAACGATCTTAGTGGAGAGTTAGGGCTAAAGTTTGCGAATGACTTGCCGTCGCTAAACAAATAGTCCCTTTTCGTGCTTAGCCCGTCGTTTGATTGAAAGTTACTGTTAGCGTATAGAGAGTCGTAATAGTTTTCATTTTGGTTTGCATTTGTGATAAATTGTTCATTCAATTCCCTTTCCCACGGAAACGATGCGACGAAGTCATCGTTGTTGTTCGCTCTTGACATATCCACCATCGGTGTTTCTACTGTAGTATagtcatttttatattcatttcCCGGTTGAAATGCAGTTAAAAATTCGTTTTTATAATCGAATCCTCTGTTCGAATCAACCGATTCGTtgttatatgtgtttttatgCCCGTATACTGTATCGCGAACTTGCTTATATTTCATGTTGGCTGGCGTTTCAAGAAACTTGCTAGAGTTAACATTGTAGCTGGAGTTATAGTACCCAGGTGTGTTGTATTGAGATTTATATGTTGAGCTGCTAAACAAGTTGTTTGAAGGGAAAAGGTTCCCATATGATGCACTCCTGTCGACACTCATTCCGCAACCCGAATCATGGCCTGAACCGTTCCTCATATTTGTCCTATATATCGATGCTGGCgttttatattcaaaatcTGAGGGTTTTTCGTAGCTCTTATCAAACAGATTGTTCTGATTACTCGGAAGGACGTAGTCTGGGAAGTAGGTGTGATTGAAAGGGTCTTCGGAGGAATCAAAACGACCCGTGCCAAGATCTTCATAATGTGTAGTCTCTGAGAATTTTATCCTTTCAGCCATCCTTTCCAGCTCATAATCAGTAAGGTTCGCACTTTCATAGTGTACCTGCTGTAGCAAGGGGTACAgttcttttaatttagagTCAAAGCCTGGAGGCAAAGAATAAAGATCATTTTTGAAACAATTTGACAAGTTAATTACGTTTTTCGCGTCATTACACACAAACGTGTCTGCATCAGACATATCGTACTTCCTCAACTTATTTAACTCGTCATCCAGCCTACACCTCTTCCAAATCAACGCTGCAGacattgtaaaaatatttaaaataacaagtTTTCTGGATTGTGATGtgacaaattatttaaaaaatttatatgattttaaGAACAGTATCATAActtatatgtgtgttatgATTCTATTCGTATGTGAATAGTtgtgattaaaatttgtgttttaaatgtgtactaaaattttaaggGATCTATGATTGATATGGTACAACagattataaaattaactgaTATAAATTGTTGTGTTCAACAGAAACACCTATGTCATAACACTATAAAATTGTCACACATTCTATTCATTTTACACCAAgtaaaacataatatactcattttcttttgtttataatttaaatattatgaaataaataatataaatgaacGGATATACGACATCGTATTACACAAACACTTATCACCTATTAACATAATCtttgaatataaacaaacatacacatacacactgttttaaatatagaAACATTGGTTAgagtttgtttttaaaatgtaattaTTTTCCATAGACTTGAGAATCCAACTAGCTATAAACGTACCAATATCAATCAAACCAGTCTTCCATCTTACCACTTCATAAGCGTCCTCATTTATTACAAgaccatttttattaatactgtaattttatatgaatatttctatcattttatatatactagtGGGGATGATATACGTCGATATAATGTAACCGAAACATGatgttatattattaattcGTCTATAGATTCACATACTTAAACAAACACATCTCATAAATCAccaatttgtatatttatattgtatattaactTTATCCCATTTATTATATGGGCGCACTCATCATATTGCTATGAATAGCAATGTTGTcactatttattatcaataaacaCGGTTCCTTGATTTATTACAAGGTATTTTACCCATATATCAATCTCATATATTAACTTTAGTGCTTAAGTGGGAATGATACTTTATCTTCCAATGACATAATCCGTTTAGCAAGCACATTTCACGGATTATCAACCATTTCAGTAAAACTATGTTCTCCAAAGTTAAACGATAACAATCCAATATTTCCACAGCCGAAaggtatttaatatatattttatacctCATTTTCCACACTCACATATTTTTAGGAATTACTAATATAGATTCAGATTCATATCGTCTTCAATGCCTTGAAACCCTCACAGGTAACTTTTACACACCTTAATTCGATTTCAGGGCTCTGTATTTTTATGGTTTGTGACTTTAATGGGCCCTCGAAAGCTCATTTAAATGTAATGCTAGGTTATATCTACGAATTATATTCTGACTACGTCCAAAAGTGCCCATTTCATCAGGTTGATATGCCAATAAGATCGCGACAGTTTGACGAACAAATAGCGTTATATTTTAAGGACTGGGTGTAAAGGATATCTATACTTCGACTTCACatatattcaaataaaGTTTGAATAAAACTCAATTGATACACAcggaataaataaataagtaaagtGGACGCACACGCACAATATACAAATGAACTGGAAAAATTTCGGTTACGCATGTTGTCTTAGCTGCGGGTTTAACTTTTTCCTGTTTCAGGTCCTTTTCTTCCACCTCAAGTTCGGGCAGACTTCAGTGGAGCTGGCACCAGAGAAGATACCGACCGCGTCAAACGCCTGTATGACCTGCGGGATCATAAACCTGATTATTGTACTTTTAAGCATGTGTTACATAAGGGGCATAATAAAGTTTAACCCCTTGCACTACGTCATGAGAATATTTAACATGGCAGGAAGACACGGACCTGCCACCGGAGCAAACAGATACCGGAGGTTCACGGACTCGTTTAACCACTCTGTCCCAATCCCGAACTCGCCTTCCGACCAGGAAAAAATTACAGCGGCAAACTCAGGCTTCTCGCACCTAAATTTGTCAGAATCGGGGCTTTCAGACAAGTTTCATTCAGGTCACAACATGGGCACCACCTCCAGGTCGGTAACGCCACCACCACCTCCGCCTCCAGCCCGGCAAGGCTCAACGACTGTAAATAGGAGTACTGTATCAATTCAAAGCACGGAGCCAAACACACAGGAAAAGAAACCGCCCTTTGAAATGATCGATTTAAACTAAACACAGTCACacagtattttaaacagcagagaatatttgtaatttgGTAAAATTTTAGCACTTATTAGATTAATATTCACGCGTGTGTTGTTTTAGTGTATGGCATCAGGTGGGTTACAACAATCACACTTTCATAgctaaaattataataataaacaatatttatataattataaactagcatattttatcatttgtAGTTCTGAAATGATAAAGAGCTTGAAAGTTAGTAAATCAAAGTATTTGGGGCCGTTATGTGTTGGAATCATAGCCTTTCCATTTTTGTACGAGTATACGAAGGTAATTTGATATGaaatatacaaacataatataaataattaatggtTAAAATCTTAGATTTGATTCttggtattttatttaacatatattaaatagGAGTTCTACTGGACACAGCGCCTTAAGAAACTCAATATGGATGAGATTATTTCCGACAGATTTACATGGCTGCATCACTGTATGATTGTAAGTTGATAAACAcctataaattaatattaatttctAACGTTAATCAATAGAAGGATGAAATTGATAGGACTCTACTAAAACAATCTTCTACTAAATTGAGCGataaaacaacataaaaTGGTACTTGAGAGGTACAAAACAATGAattctataatttattattcaaataaaaacatatataactataaacgtaaattaacatttacacaGTTTGGATTATTCACATCTTTACACTGATTACTATAAAGATAAAGTGTATCTACCGAGTGAAGATACCTTTTTCTTTGTAGATATACTTCACAATGAATTCAAAAACATCTTTGAGAAGAACCCACGCTTAATACTGGAATTAGGGTAATGATAGtatcaatttattatcactaataattaatgtacTATTTTGATCAAtctttatatattaactatTAAGAATTAAGACTATAATCTTATTTAGCTCTGGAAGTGGCTACATAACAACATATTTgctaaaaatgtttaaatcgCACGAAAATGATACACACAGTGAAACGAATGTTTCAATGCCGTTCTGCGTATG encodes:
- a CDS encoding uncharacterized protein (putative methylase family protein), which gives rise to MIKSLKVSKSKYLGPLCVGIIAFPFLYEYTKEFYWTQRLKKLNMDEIISDRFTWLHHCMIVTIKQHKMVLESLDYSHLYTDYYKDKVYLPSEDTFFFVDILHNEFKNIFEKNPRLILELGSGSGYITTYLLKMFKSHENDTHSETNVSMPFCVCVDINKYAAESTNNMLKSNGVKSYCDSICMDMFSNINKVKFDMIIFNPPYVPGTAEDGNDVLDMAWNGGKDGSETIIRFIKTIDNYLDKEGCAYLLLEERNKVDEIVKNIRRTNHGIEAGSLIVINSTGSRT
- a CDS encoding sybindin; the protein is MNWKNFGYACCLSCGFNFFLFQVLFFHLKFGQTSVELAPEKIPTASNACMTCGIINLIIVLLSMCYIRGIIKFNPLHYVMRIFNMAGRHGPATGANRYRRFTDSFNHSVPIPNSPSDQEKITAANSGFSHLNLSESGLSDKFHSGHNMGTTSRSVTPPPPPPPARQGSTTVNRSTVSIQSTEPNTQEKKPPFEMIDLN